ccagagggtggcagcagagtataagagaccaaccagggccatgatgaaaacaaactgtttccccacaacgccaagcagatttgtgaataatgatgaaacttagctatattctaatgctaattgctgcttaacggaaacagatagaaatgtacttttttttcctcatgaaagaagaaactaatctttttgttttggtaggtttcatgtttttataccaataaaacacaatattctgtgggccttgtaaaatcagtcaaaatccaggttgcttcagtgaaaatggctgagagtgaatgagttaagggcagAATTAATTGTGCCTCATGAATtccgcctagcaacaagtgacaaagggcaacatgcacaggaaaatgacttttttgtcCTACAAATCAAAGTGATTGAGGCAgtaaaaaaatagtggcataTGTTTTAGATTTGAGGGCAGAAGCGATTGTGCCCCATaaactctgcctagcaacaagtgacaaaTGTGTGAAGTGATCTGATTTGAGAATAAATTGTGACTGAACAGATTTCtgtgacccccccccaaaaaaaaaaatccgtcttAGCAACAAGTAACATATGAGATGGGTGCTGGAAAATTAAATCACAGAATACATTGATTGATATTTTGATGCCCACAAATTCTTCCTAGCAacaagtcacaaaaaaaaaaaaaaaaaaactatttcctgCATTATGGTCGCTACTCATTTGGGTGATCTCTGTAACGGAGGCCAACTGACACTTGCCAGATTTACGGGCCCCACAATTTTTGCTGAGCAACAAGTGAGAGCAACAAAGTGCTTGAGACAGCAAATAGTGGCAGATTTGAGGGGATAAGCAATTGTGCTCCATGAAGTCTGCTTAGCAACAAGTGacaaatgtgtgaaatgatCTGATCTGAGAATAAATTGTTACTGAACAGATTTCTGTGCCcccaagaaaaataaataaataaaaatctgcctagcaacaagtaacACATGAGATGGGTGTTGGAAAATGAAATCACAGAATGCATTGATTGATATTTTGATGCCCACAAATTCTTCCTAGCAacaagtcacaaaaaaaaaaaaaaaaaaaaaaaagacaaaaaaaacaaaacaaaactatttcctGCATTATGGTCGCTACTCACTTGGGTGGTCTCCGTAACGGAGGCCAACTGAAGGTATTCAGAGTTTCCCCATCCGTACAGCTGTCCGTCCGCGGACACGGCCAGGCTGCAGTCTGCATATGTGCTGACCTGCCGGACCTTCACGTCCGAGAGCTCCCCCAGCACTTGGGTGGGGGTGGAGCACACCTTGTGGTGTCCCAGACCTGCCGGCAGAAACTTAATCATGAGACCATGCGCAATAATATATATCTATAAAACGCCAAACTGACCCGTCTGTCCATCCGCTCCCCATCCGCAGGCGTAGACCCGACCCGCCTCCGTCAGGAAGAGGCTGTGGTCCTGCCCGCATGCCACCTGCACCACGCGGCCATCCACGCCCTCCAGTTTGTGAATCATGTGACTGCCGCTGTTAAGGCACGACCGCGTCAGCTCATTGTTATTGAGTGGGGAGGTGCGCTTTGACACACCTGTACACTTCGTCTTCCACGATATGGCGTCCACACTGGCCGTAAGCGTTGTTGCCCATGCTGAACACTGCACGTCACATAAAAGACAGCAAAGGCACTTGAAGCCAATAAGAGATGATTTCAAATCATTCTGTTTCAGTAAGGCATTAAAGTGCTATCAATAGTAATTTAACCTTAGAAACAGACAACTCGAGGACAACATCTGAATGCTAattaacacaaacacacccCACGTGGTAGCGACTGACCTCCCTCGCAATCAGTGAGCACGAGTGCATGCGCGCGTCCACATGACACCTGTGTCACGCGTGTTTTCTGTGGTTCGAGGAGAGGCAGCTGCACAGGCGACGGCTCCAACACGTAATCGTAGCTACGATCTGAACACACAAAATGGACGACGCTGTCAATCATCTTCACAATATGAGGGATTCTGATTCAAATTTGACTGAACTTCTTTGACCAACTATGTATTTTAAACAGCAAACTCACTGAGTATTAATCAACAGCGCCTCCAATGGGTCAGCAGAGAAAGACACATACAATAATACAGCACGATATACTACAAAAGCATTAATAATttctaatgtatttatttatttattttttactacaattattttaaaaataaataatataataattaaaacccaaataatataataaatccaGACCTAACTGGCTGTGCTGTtgtaaaaatattgaaataaaatcaataaaaactaaaaatgtcaacaatgaCATGATGATAATTTGAAAATACAGGATATAACAAAGTGAAATTATTtcacaaaaatttaaaaatacaaagtagaaataattattttataatgattaaaaaatgtttaacacattcactgccagcccagcaaaaatgtatcatttgacgtctttatccgtcaatggcagtgaatgagttaaaaaaaaatattttatataatttacTTCAAACTACATAAATTATTTCTAtaatccaaaaataataattacaatgtttatataactttaaaataaagaatgatgataataataacgcaATAAATTAAAGATGACTACCACTAAGGTTCTCTAGGATGACAAATTTGTAAAATTACCTAATTTTTGGACAGCGAAATTATTGTATaatgaatacaaaatgaatactagcaaaaatatgattaataataagaataatgacACTGTACTACTAATCTTACGTCGGCTGTGCTGTGTGCGCTGAAAACCGAGCTGTGAGTCCTTGTTGAGTCCGGCGCCCCACAGCTTGGTCACGTCTTTGGTGGAAGACGCCAGGAGGGTGAAACCGTAACCACAGGCGGCAGACGAAATCTAGGAAAAATCACACTGTTCTTGACACAACTGCAGCTGTGGGCATGACACGTTTATTTGTCCTTACCTGGTCCGCTGTCTCCAGCCGGTAAGGCGTGAGCTGGTACTTGCGAGGCTTCTTCCTGCCGCTGTCGGGGACCACAAAACTTGGAATGCCCAGTGCTCCTGTGAAGCTGAAGCCCCACACGAACACTTTGTGGCTGGGCTTCTTGTGCTGGCCCACGTACTGGAACACGGGACCACCGGCGTCACGTTTCTCCCGCGGGTTTGAGGCGCTGCAGAACATGGCGTGCCGGCTGCAACAGTGGACTTTGAGCGAGGAGAAGAGGCACCGTCGAGCAGGTGGAAGAGGCATCATGATGAACTGAAACACATCAATTAACAACAGTGTTCATGTGACCTGCTTTATATTTaatcaatacaaaaaatatttcttaTTAAAAATACCAGTGTTTTCATTATTCCTTAAGTTataaaaacacatacacacatacatcatAAACTACACAATATAAAACTACATTCATACACCCTAACACACGCAATTTTGATGTATCCTTCTGTAATGTTTAAATTTACACAGTGAAGAGGCTATTAAATCAAGCTATAATATTTCACATATTAAACTTTAAGTCAAAGGACTTTAAATGAGGTGCTGCTAGCATGCCAGCAAATAGTTTGCTCCAGCGGTTTGTGCTTATTACCCAAATTGAGGCACCCAAAACACGTTAAACTTACCTTCCACCTTTCATGTATTTTAGTCAGAAAGAAAAACTTTAAGACATAAAAGGTTCCAATGACATTCTCGCGTGTTTATTATATGCCGGCATCTTCAACCCGGAAAGGAAATGCTTTGAACTTCCGTTTTACTTTCTTCTTCGTCTCAACTGCAATTGCGTCGTGGTAGACAGCGGTGCTCTTGTACGCCATCTAACGCCTTGCTATGTAACTACACAATACATTCATACCCCCAACTGAGACATTTTTTCCTCTTGTACTTTAACAATTATTAAAGTATCATAGTTAcgttcaaatatatatatgttttaatgCTGCCAAAACTGTACTTCAAAATAAGGTTGCGCATTCTGTTACACCagtaatttatttacttatttaaataaaattaactcagaaaaattataatatatactagttaattaaatataacaattttagtattataaaaatatttattttgaactGAGGTCAAATTTAAAATTTATTCTGGATTTTTATAGTTTTAAAATCTGAATTTACAAATTCAAATgtgttcaaattttttttttttttttttttaaatattctttcATTTTATACAGAGAAATAAGTGAAAATAAGATATTATTACAattcttattttattaattatttgaaCCAGTTAAAAACTGATTATGGTTAATAGAAAAATATAAGACATTAACTATTACGCAGACTGAAATATTGATTTATAAAACATTGTAAAATACATGAACCATATcatcttatatattttttcaaaaaaggtAAAGTGCCAATATTCTATTTTAACACAATCTTTGGGTTTTTTCCTTCTAattatttaattgaataaaaacaaataactggaagaagaaaaacacaacaatatGTTCTACAATTAAGATTGCTATTAtagctggaaaaaaatattctggatCTTTGTAGTGTTAGAATCActtttcaaattcaaatatgttcaattttgttttttttgtaggattCTTTCATTATTTACAGAGAAATATGTCAAAATAAGATATTGTTATAATTCTTAAGTTTGAAATACATGGACGGCAGTTATATATTATTAGcttgttaaatattttaaaattatgtacaatatttaattaatcctaaaaaaaaatcttatattttattaattatttaaaccagttaaaaaatgatttcagttaatagaaaaatataaaacactATTAcgcaaactgattttttttttttaaacatttaacatgaatCATCTCATCTTTTATATTCTTTTAAAAATAAGGTACAGTGCCAATTCTATTTTAACACAATCTTTGTTTatcattattcttattcttcttattattatttacttgaATAAAACAACTAATAACTGGaagaaaaaacataatttttggTTATACAATTAAGATTATAaacttatctaaaaaaaaatacaaacagcgTAATTATTGACATAAAGGATTACATATTTCACACTGAATTATAATCGGGGTCACAGGAGGAAGGGGTGGGAGATAGTCAGTTATCAGGTGAGCTGGGCTCCATGCACTGTGTGTGTCTGCAAGCAGACAAGCAGAGACAATAATCCTTTAAGAGGATCACATTTGGAAGAAGACGAACAAGGAGATGCGTGGAGCACAAGATCCTTGTCACAAATATGAACATCTTCAAGCATTCTGATGCAACTTTATGATGGAACGTAAGAATTGCCGTCATGGTAAGAATCTTCTAACTTAATCGCTCAaccttcaattattattatttttttaatcttccaaaattaaggaaattggGCTTTCGGTTGAAATGGCCTTTAGAGCTAGCTAAagacaactgaactgtactagGGGCAGTGATTCTCttacataccactagagggagcccgtgTAGCAGTGAAATGGGAAGTTGTCATTGAAATCCATTACCAttccagtaggggtgtgaattgcctagtacctgacgattcgattcgtatcacgattcacaggtcacgattcgattcgataccgattaatcccgatacgaatggtcacgattcgataccgattaatcccgatacgaatttataagtcgattgttgcgattttttttcattcaaatttatactaatcagtaagcttgtagagtgtaagatttatatgaaaatgtattatttatttatctgaaatttcagtcttatagaggttgtaatctgtttcatgtttgaacagcattaaaataaaatattaaggcttaatgttccgttcatataacattcttccatgctcaaggtgtgaatcctaaaaaaaaaaaaaaaaaaaaaaaaaaaaaaaaaaaaaaaaaaaaaaaaaaaaaaaatcgattctgccctttttgaatcgattcgagaatcgcgcgatgtagtatcgcgatatatcgccgaatcgattttttttaacacccctacattcCAGTGAGTTTATGATGGCGGCGCTGCTGGAGGTTCTGTGCAGCCTGGCAGGCTGGTCCGGTCTCTACGCGTTCCTGTGCCGGGTCTCGCCTCAGCGCGGGCCCGAGTGGAACTGTCGACTGGTCACGCTGACGCACGGCGTTGCCATCGTCATGCTGACGGCGTACGTGGTCTTTGTGGACGGACCCTGGCCCCTCACACATGCAGGTCAGTCTGGTTTGAGGTTTTTAAttcacatttcccatgatgatcaattttgacatttttggtgattttttttggtgaatCAGAAAATTGGTCATCAATTGGTAATCTTGctctgcaagctgaattctcacagtatttgtgagttcacaaactctggagaatacatcttgtaccaaaCCCGTTGATATCCGCCGAGTGGTTCCGCagagtggttcggaccaatcacagagcgacattgtgtttggggggcgggatatgcggcTGTGACGTAACCAGTAAGTGCTGTCATTGATGGGAAACAAACTaatctaacatggacgaatgggcgctgcaattaattctgcgCCcatagaattactcaccgtttccttgttgaatgttgaagagcggcgctttgtgcattttttatctggtaaagattttttttgtttttttcctaaaacgAGACCGAAGACGTTTTCATCCGTGGCTGTGATtggccaaaacaaacaagatgccgcatcgtccaatcagcttgaagtatTTTACAGCATGTCCCAtgtcacaattatcaatctggataTTGCCAGGTTAGAAAATTGCTTTAATTGACACAAACTGCTAAGACGTAAACATGCATATTagttttttcctttatttttctgaagcgctcacttgttgctaggcagatttTTCCTCGTGTGGTCACTTGTTGCTAAGTAAAATGTACTTTAGAGCGACCACTTGTTGCTAGCGAGAATATATTCTTCCTTTAATGGTCACTTGTTGCCAGGCAGAAATCCATTCTTCCAAGAGAAGGCACTTGTTGCTAGCaagattattttagtgaactaaagctaacgaaaaaaacacacaactatatttcaataaacaatttcgttaacgcaataaaaatgaacactaactgaaactacattttatgtttacaaaactataattataacaaaaatgtccttcgttttagtctttgataattcatttaatgcatgagcatttggggatgattttaaatgttattttaagtacggtagatgtattttgacattaaaatagaaaagcaccttcagataacgTCGCTCTcatggtgtgtgtttttttgttaaatattgcacacaagtaatacacattgttttaaactaaaattaatactgaaactaactaaaaataaatgaaaattaagcatttattaaataactaaaacaaatacaaactaacagaaccaggctgaaaactaattaaaacttactaactttaaaaaaataaaataaaaaagaaaagaaaaaacccctcaaagtaaaataaaaactaactaaaaagaaaattccaaaactataataaccctggttgcTAGGGAGAATGAACTTTTGCTAtacagtaatttttttcttccatgGACACTTCGGGTAAATTCCCTTTCTCAAGGCAGAAATTAGTTTTCTTCAAGCGCTCATTTGTTGCCAGGCAGAACTCATTTTATTTTGGAGtggccacttgttgctaggcagaattcaacGGGGCTGAGGCGTCATGAGAATTTCGCTGAATCGTACAACGCGTGTCATTCCCAGGTAGCGAGAACACGGCCCTGCAAACGTCGGCACTGTGCGTCTGCCTGGGCTACTTCCTGTTCGACATGTCGTGGTGCGTGCGTTTTGGCAGCGAGGGCGCCGTCATGCTGGGCCACCACGCCGCCAGCATCGCCGGCATCTTGCTGCCGCTGCTGACGGGCGTGTCGGCGTGCGAGACGTGCGCCGTCATCTTCGGCAGCGAGCTCACCAACCCCCTGTTGCAGGCGCGCTGGTTCCTGCGACGGCTGGGCCGCTACGACAGCCTGCTGGGCGACGCCGTCGACTtgctcttcatcctcctctttgCCACCGTGCGGGTGGGCGTGGGCGCAGTTATGTTCTACTGCGAGCTGACCTCGCCCAGGGCCGGCGTGGCCATGAAGCTGGGCGGCGTGGTGATGTACGGGCTGGCGTGGGTGTTCATGGTGGACATCGCCAGGTTCGGATACAAGAAAAGTCGGATGCGCTACAAACAGTGGCGGGAGAAGCGCAAAGATTCCGACGTGGACGGCCGTCATTTGGACAACGGTGGCAATTAAAGGAGTTGTGAGGAATTTGGCTTTGAAGGACATCTGGAAAATGGAcacaattaccataaaatggctgttttaaactAAAATGGAAGACTTCATGTTCCTTTTATGGCATTGTTTCTATCCCGCATCTCCATGcatcttaaaggggaagtcaacggtaaacatttcttgacaataatatgttaaatgtgaactcactagtctgaacatgacattctgattaatattacatttttggaatacaaGTTatgaaatccagccgtttttatccatctcagggggtggtcattttgccactttgccACTTTCGGTCacctaaagatgacatcacagttgctcagggctcaggcaaacaaccaatcacagctcatctgatttctgaagctgacctgctattggttgttacctgagacctgcgcaactgtgatgtcatcttcagtcgacagcaagtggcaaaatcgccgatccctgagatggataaaaatggctggattttgcttcataactcatatttcacaaatgcaatattaatcagaatgtcatgtttagacgagtgaggtcacatgtaacatgttgtcaagaaatgtttaatgttgacttccccttttaaaaGGGATATTTaagtcattgagccattttcagcagatgGAACCCGAGGGGCAGCAGAtataatgaaaacagcagaggccctagaattgaacaccataaattaaaataaggatgtgaaaaatatatttttttttatttttcagtgaaagtatatgtttttatttttcaataacttaaaacacaaattcaaatataaaaaaaaaaagatttttaacaAGTAGTCCAGTAGTAGTGTTGAATAATCACAGTGGGCTCCcttttaaaatcatttaaaatgtgATACACTAAATAACACAATGCTTTGCCATCCAATaaaaaccatgtacagtaaagtCCAGTTATTTTCCCCAAATCTAAAGAATAAAGAAAACCATTTtacatgtgtgtttttttttttttttttttttttttaagttgacagTACTATAAAACAAGGGTACCAATCCTCACCACTTTAGTCCTTCTTGGCCTGCTTGTCCTTGCGCTTCTGCCTTAACTCGGCCAGAAGATTCAGAATGGAAAGCAGGATGGGCACGCTCATGGGCAGGAAGAGCGGGATGTAGATGGCGAACTTCTGGTCGTTGGGAAAGTAGAGCAGGTGCAGCAGTGACGGGTCGAAGAAGGCCCGCTCCGATGCCAGGATGGCCTCCTTGCTGTACTGCAGGGCGAAGGCCAGGTTTCCCGACTCCAGCTCAGCCGCCGCCAACTGCAACGTTGTCACGGCATTCGACACCTGCGGGAAACAAAGCGTTGTGGAAGAAAGGTGAGCAAGAAGCTTCGtttacagaaaaacaaaatgtaatggAATGGAATCAAATTCACAAGTGCAGAGCAACTAAATTCACGGAACAGTTACAACGTGCCCAACAGATGtaaatgaccaacagagggagccAGAACTGGAAACATGACAGGTCACTAGACGGGGCCCCAATTTCttagatgaaaaagaaaaaataaaaggaagggggaggcagggaaaaaaacaagcttaatttggagagagagaaaaaacccATCTCAGCAAACAAAAGACAGATCAACAAAATCAAGATGTTTTGGGGAAAACATTCTAATCTAATGAGAATAAAGCtgtttttgagagaaaaaatgtcatattgcgtaaaaagtattttagtttttttttagtttttttttttcaagaaaaaaaaataacttttcccCTCTAAACAAATTTTCTAGAAAATATTTCAGTTGTTGCAATGGCTTGAGAAGGGGAAAACAGTTGCATAACATTTacttataattttttaaatattttctttttaaaatacttGACTCAGAAAAAGTATACTACCTATACCCCCCAAAATATACAACTTTTCTCTTGAAAGTATACAActtttttctctaaaatatactttttcaaagatatttaaaaatattttattttgcgcatttttttttctcagagacCACAAGATTTTCTTGAACGCTTTTCgttataaaaataaagatttttttcacGAAAATAACTGCCTTTTTCAAAAATACTGATGTCTATTCTAAAATAATCACATCTTTTTCCCGAATATATATTTGACTTTTTCCCTCCAATATATACAACTTTTTGGAAGAAATAATCCTCTTTCTACCCCCCAACAATATACTGTTTTCTTTGAAAATAGTTGACATTTCTTttcaacaacacacacaattattaaaaaaaaaaaaaaaaaaaaaaaaagcctattaagactttttttggtcaaaatatttttccaaCTGCACATCGAAGTCAATGCACTACGGTCTGACCTGCTGCGCGACGTTGTCATTGATGATGATGTTCTCAATCTGGTCCAGCAGCTGCGCCAGCGACGTGATGGTGGTGGTCGCCGTGGCGATGTTCTCCACAGTGCGACTCCACATGAGGCGGTCCAGCTCCCAGTCCGACAGGCCTGTGCCGCCCAGCGGCGAAACCAGGAACCTGGCGGGAGGCGCCAAGGGATGCACGCCCAGCAACAGACTGTAGGGGGCGGAGTTTATTGGATGACACGGCACGCAACGTCCTTTTTTAAGACCGCGAGACGTTGTTACCGTAGCTGCGAGAGGAAGACGGCCATCACTTTGGCCATGTTGATGTTGATGTCAGAAGCCATTTCATCCGGTCCATAGAAGCCATACACGTTATAAACCTCGGAAAACATAGTCCTACATTAATCAATGCAAATAACATTGCATGTCATTTCATCCCTCACCATGATTCCGCCCCATCGCGGCGAGTGAAAGGCGTTGGTGGTGACTTTTTGCTTCCGGTGATCGAGGATGTGGAGCGGCGAGTGTTGCGCGTCGGGCACGTACAGCAGGAAGTTGAGCACAGGGTTGGACGAGGCGGCGTTGGAGCCTGAgcgacaaaaaacaaagcaaaacggaaaaaataaaaaaacggtaATTTCGACACACTCCGAAAGAAAGATTATCGGGAGCCAAGCCAAGCGACCGATGGTTGAGTTACCCAGTCGAGCCTCCACGGGGTTGATGACGTGCGATAGGCTGTCGGCGCTCAGCGTGTAGGCGCTGTGGTTGGCGTCGAAGCGGGCGTTGATGCCCAGCATGGTGTAGTGCAGCGTCTGCCAACATAAGAAGCATTTTTGAGATCTATACAACTCACACATTTTTAAACGCATCTTTTTCTTATGTAAtgccaaatggggaaaaaaaaaaaaaaaaacatttataaaattacaattatttgttaataaataaacaactaaataaatataactcaaaggaaactaaaactaaacatgaataaaattaaattaaaattatttatttatttattaataaataaacaactacCGTAAATAAACTACATAAATATaactaaacaaactaaaactaaacatgaa
The Festucalex cinctus isolate MCC-2025b chromosome 18, RoL_Fcin_1.0, whole genome shotgun sequence genome window above contains:
- the rcc1l gene encoding RCC1-like G exchanging factor-like protein isoform X2; the encoded protein is MMPLPPARRCLFSSLKVHCCSRHAMFCSASNPREKRDAGGPVFQYVGQHKKPSHKVFVWGFSFTGALGIPSFVVPDSGRKKPRKYQLTPYRLETADQISSAACGYGFTLLASSTKDVTKLWGAGLNKDSQLGFQRTQHSRHRSYDYVLEPSPVQLPLLEPQKTRVTQVSCGRAHALVLTDCEGVFSMGNNAYGQCGRHIVEDEVYSGSHMIHKLEGVDGRVVQVACGQDHSLFLTEAGRVYACGWGADGQTGLGHHKVCSTPTQVLGELSDVKVRQVSTYADCSLAVSADGQLYGWGNSEYLQLASVTETTQINSPRRLPLPGCGRVVQAACGGTQVAILNERGEVFVWGYGILGKGPSLSESSSPEMIPPSLFGRSDFNPSVVITKIRCGLSHFAGVTDRGELFVWGKNVRGCLGIGKRDDQFFPW
- the rcc1l gene encoding RCC1-like G exchanging factor-like protein isoform X1, with amino-acid sequence MMPLPPARRCLFSSLKVHCCSRHAMFCSASNPREKRDAGGPVFQYVGQHKKPSHKVFVWGFSFTGALGIPSFVVPDSGRKKPRKYQLTPYRLETADQISSAACGYGFTLLASSTKDVTKLWGAGLNKDSQLGFQRTQHSRHRSYDYVLEPSPVQLPLLEPQKTRVTQVSCGRAHALVLTDCEGVFSMGNNAYGQCGRHIVEDEVYSGSHMIHKLEGVDGRVVQVACGQDHSLFLTEAGRVYACGWGADGQTGLGHHKVCSTPTQVLGELSDVKVRQVSTYADCSLAVSADGQLYGWGNSEYLQLASVTETTQINSPRRLPLPGCGRVVQAACGGTQVAILNERGEVFVWGYGILGKGPSLSESSSPEMIPPSLFGRSDFNPSVVITKIRCGLSHFAGVTDRGELFVWGKNVRGCLGIGKRDDQFFPWRVTVPGQVVDVACGVDHMVALVKSLL
- the LOC144006642 gene encoding TLC domain-containing protein 5-like, translated to MMAALLEVLCSLAGWSGLYAFLCRVSPQRGPEWNCRLVTLTHGVAIVMLTAYVVFVDGPWPLTHAGSENTALQTSALCVCLGYFLFDMSWCVRFGSEGAVMLGHHAASIAGILLPLLTGVSACETCAVIFGSELTNPLLQARWFLRRLGRYDSLLGDAVDLLFILLFATVRVGVGAVMFYCELTSPRAGVAMKLGGVVMYGLAWVFMVDIARFGYKKSRMRYKQWREKRKDSDVDGRHLDNGGN
- the pigs gene encoding GPI transamidase component PIG-S isoform X1, translated to MATAEVEKRRNHLAALSFAAVVVFLGFPMWLRTTTTYRAWLPMTQIQELAELQLILSADVEVVFARGTLTPEQQKKIPVMHSRDEAHTIDGETSLIYRYETRYRTATIMEEDALNKPSAAETDLSMHTLSESPCGSLVVYVIPESSTLLPQDVDVYVGQRRMALLRVDANMKAGKTLDQVLAALEPQVKKVLQVMSFSHDDITAALSDRVRLSPGSPQSKADSMRTFKSSPGYEITFSLLNPDPKSHSVYWDMEGAVRTYVQPLLTKLSPVANFSVDSQTLHYTMLGINARFDANHSAYTLSADSLSHVINPVEARLGSNAASSNPVLNFLLYVPDAQHSPLHILDHRKQKVTTNAFHSPRWGGIMVYNVYGFYGPDEMASDININMAKVMAVFLSQLRLLLGVHPLAPPARFLVSPLGGTGLSDWELDRLMWSRTVENIATATTTITSLAQLLDQIENIIINDNVAQQVSNAVTTLQLAAAELESGNLAFALQYSKEAILASERAFFDPSLLHLLYFPNDQKFAIYIPLFLPMSVPILLSILNLLAELRQKRKDKQAKKD
- the pigs gene encoding GPI transamidase component PIG-S isoform X2, whose amino-acid sequence is MWLRTTTTYRAWLPMTQIQELAELQLILSADVEVVFARGTLTPEQQKKIPVMHSRDEAHTIDGETSLIYRYETRYRTATIMEEDALNKPSAAETDLSMHTLSESPCGSLVVYVIPESSTLLPQDVDVYVGQRRMALLRVDANMKAGKTLDQVLAALEPQVKKVLQVMSFSHDDITAALSDRVRLSPGSPQSKADSMRTFKSSPGYEITFSLLNPDPKSHSVYWDMEGAVRTYVQPLLTKLSPVANFSVDSQTLHYTMLGINARFDANHSAYTLSADSLSHVINPVEARLGSNAASSNPVLNFLLYVPDAQHSPLHILDHRKQKVTTNAFHSPRWGGIMVYNVYGFYGPDEMASDININMAKVMAVFLSQLRLLLGVHPLAPPARFLVSPLGGTGLSDWELDRLMWSRTVENIATATTTITSLAQLLDQIENIIINDNVAQQVSNAVTTLQLAAAELESGNLAFALQYSKEAILASERAFFDPSLLHLLYFPNDQKFAIYIPLFLPMSVPILLSILNLLAELRQKRKDKQAKKD